ATATTCATGGAGGCGATCTAGAAGGAGCAAAATCATTAGCCAAGGCTAATATAGATGCATTCATAGAGTTAGATATTGAAGCAATAATTGTAGTATCTGGTGGTTGTGGTGCGATAATGAAAGAATATTATGATCTATTCCAAAATGATCCAGATTACTTAGAGAAGGCTATTAAGTTTTCAAGCAAAGTGAAAGACATAGCAGAATACCTTATAGAAATACCTATAATAAAGCCTGAAAAAAAATTAAATTATAATGTTACCTATCAAGATTCATGTCATCTATCTAATGTTCAAAAGATAACTACGCCACCCAGAAAACTTTTAGAAGAAATAGAAGGTATAACCATTATTGAGATGGAAGATAATAAATGTTGTGGAGCAGCTGGAGTTTATTCACTATTTCATAAAGAAATGTCATCAGTTCTCGCAGGATCGAAAATGGATTCTATAGAATCTACAAGAGCAGATGTTGTTATAAGCGGTAATCCTGGATGCATGATACAAATTAATGGTGAGGCTAGTAAGAGAAAATCTTCGATTAAAGTTATGCATTTAGTTGATATTTTAGATGAAGCGTATACTTATCCTAGTTGATTAATTGCTTCTTTTGCTGAAACATTCATACCTTGAGCTTTAAGCTCTATTTCTAAAGCTTCTAAGAATCTGAATACATTTTCTCTTTTTGAATTTTCGCCCATAAGGCCTATTCTCCAAACTTGTCCAGATAATGTGCCAAGACCAGCAGATATTTCGATATTGTGATTTGTTAATAACGAAGATCTTAATTGTTGATCATTAATTTTTTCTGGTATCTTAACTGTTGTAAGGCTTGAAACATTATTGCCTTCTGGTACAAGCATTTCTAAACCCATAATTTCTAAACCTTTGCGAAGAGTATTACAGTTATCCGTATGTTTTTGTATTCTTTCTTCTATTCCTTCTTCGACTAAAAGCCGTAAACCTTCACGTAAACCATAAATCATAGTGATAGGGGCGGTATGATGATATGTTCTTTGCGTTGCGCCCCAATAGGTTTTTTGAAGTAGTAATAAATCATAGTACCAAGTATTTGGGGGGACAGATCTTCGTTCAATTTTTTCTATACTTGCTTGGTTGGCAGTGACTGGGGCCAGTCCTGGAGGGCAACCCAGACATTTTTGAGTGACACTGTAGGATAAATCGATATTCCAATTGTCTA
The window above is part of the SAR202 cluster bacterium genome. Proteins encoded here:
- a CDS encoding alanine--glyoxylate aminotransferase family protein; this encodes MRSTLVSNNKFSKLNITPKLLLGAGPSNPNPEVLEAMTQPVVGHLDPTFLGIMDDVHEMLKFAFQTSNPMTLPLSGTGTAGMESCILNVVEPGDTVLGIENGYFGHRMIEVAKRSRANIIPLAFEWGKPVELEVIEEALKNNPSINVVLAVHAETSTGVLNPIKDIADLAHKYDSLIVADTVTSLGGVDLQIDNWNIDLSYSVTQKCLGCPPGLAPVTANQASIEKIERRSVPPNTWYYDLLLLQKTYWGATQRTYHHTAPITMIYGLREGLRLLVEEGIEERIQKHTDNCNTLRKGLEIMGLEMLVPEGNNVSSLTTVKIPEKINDQQLRSSLLTNHNIEISAGLGTLSGQVWRIGLMGENSKRENVFRFLEALEIELKAQGMNVSAKEAINQLG